In the genome of Cervus elaphus chromosome 5, mCerEla1.1, whole genome shotgun sequence, the window TGGGGCTTCGCTGACCCTGGGCCCAGTAGGGGTCCCCTTGTCCCTGCTCCAGGTAAAGTGGCCCATCTCAGGAGACTGTCCCCTGTGGGAGGGTGGCCCCAGGGTTCACCCACGAGGCCTCAGAGGAGCATTAGAGTGCATCGTGATGACCAGGGTTGGGCCCTGTGACCCAAACCCACACCCAGGCAATGCAAGTGGTTGTGGAAGTCTTGAGCGGGCTGTGACCTGCCTGACCCTCCAGGCGTCTCGGCTCGCTGGCAGATGTAGACGCCGTTTCGTGGGCAGCTTGGCCTGTGAACCACCACAGCAGGACGCCTTGGTGAAACTGCACCTCCCTGAACTCACCCAGCGGGTAACTGGCGGTGGCTAGGCTGGGGGAGTTGGAGAACCACTGTGGCGGGGATCGCAGGGCAGTCCTGAGGCGCCATCAGCCTCCTTGCCGTTGCTGTCACTGCCTCGTGCGCGTCCTTCTTGGACGAGCCTTGTCCCCCCGCCTCAGCACACCCTCGCCCCTAACGCCGCCTCCGGACGCCCACCCGCAGGGCCTGCCGTCTGCCCGGGCCGCACGGCCTCCGCGCCCCTGGCCAGCTGCTTGGTGCCCGCGCCCCTCCGCCCCGCTTCCTGCCTGGACGCCCTCGGGAGTCACCCTGCCCTCGAGGGGACACGGGTGGGGCAGCTGCAACCGCAGGCTTGACCGCGCGGCGATGGTGCCCAAGTGTGCTGATCGATCTCAGCGACCTGACCCCTGAGGTGACGAAAAGAAAGCCGCGGGAAGGACTGCCCCGCCCACACCGGCCTCGGTCCCGCCCACCTCGGGTTTCGGGCCCCCGCCCCCCGTCTGTTATTGGCTGCCAACCCGGATATCCCGTTCACTGGCGAGTCTCAAGGGACCGCCCCAGGAGGCTGGTCCAGCGGTTCCGGAACATGACGGAAGGTGAAGGCTGGCGGGTAAGCCGGGTGGGCGCTGGGGTCCTGGGGAGCCGAGTCCGCCGGTCGGAGTCGGCGGGCGGGCACCTGGTCCCCCGCTCACGCCCCCGTGCCCGCCCCCGCAGCCGCCGCGCCCGTGCGAGGCCTACCGCGCCGAGTGGGAGCTCTGCCGCAGCGCCGGGCACTTCCTGCGCCACTACTACGTCCACGGCGAGCGGCCGGCGTGCGGGCAGTGGCGGCGCGACCTGGCCAGCTGCCGCGAGTGGGAGGAGCGCCGCAGCGCCGAAGCCCAGGTGAGGCCAGGTGACCCGACCGGGCCCGCCGAGCCCTGGAAGGCCGGGAACCAGAGGCGCTGGGCGCAGGGGGCGGGCCTTCAACAGGGACTTCGGGTCCAGCCCTCCGCGTGTGCTTTGATTTGTATCCTTCAAAGGTCAGTCTGGCAGTCAGGCTGGGAGAGGACGTGGTGCAGGCACGGAAACCAGTCTGGAGGGGCTCTTGGTCCATCCGTTCAGCAGACACTTACCGCTTGGACGCTTTTGGATGTACAGGAGCGGTTAGAACACAACCTCTGCCCTCCTGGCTCCTACATCCTAGTCTGGAATACAGTGGTGCCCTGGAGCTGATGGCGGGGGAAGGGTGGAGCGGAGCTGTGAGGGTGCAGCGCTCGTGGGGTGTGCCAACAGGACTGGCGAGTGTAGATGCCCAGTCCCTGAGCAGTGGGAGACAGTTGGTGGGTCTATATGGCAAGAAATCAAAATCCTTTATACATAGCTTGTAAAGATAGCTCTTATATATCAGTAAGAGAAATGGATTTCACAATGGAGAAGTGGacaaaagggagagagaagggattCACCCTGAAAGGACATCAAATGGCCTGAT includes:
- the C5H22orf39 gene encoding UPF0545 protein C22orf39 homolog isoform X2 yields the protein MTEGEGWRPPRPCEAYRAEWELCRSAGHFLRHYYVHGERPACGQWRRDLASCREWEERRSAEAQRSLCESERARVRAARKHGLVWVPRQSPPEDWHLPLPEDKDG
- the C5H22orf39 gene encoding UPF0545 protein C22orf39 homolog isoform X1, encoding MTEGEGWRPPRPCEAYRAEWELCRSAGHFLRHYYVHGERPACGQWRRDLASCREWEERRSAEAQVRPGDPTGPAEPWKAGNQRRWAQGAGLQQGLRVQPSACALIYSSYISVREMDFTMEKWTKGREKGFTLKGHQMA